GGCGAATACCTTGGCGGCACGGTCCAGGTAATTCCTCATATTACGGACGAGATCAAAAACAGCATCCTGCTGGCCGCGGACGGCGTGGACGTGGCTATTGTGGAAATCGGCGGCACCATCGGCGACATCGAGAGTCTGCCTTTCCTGGAAGCCATCCGCCAGTTCCGGTCGGACGTGGGCAAGGACAATGTCCTATACATCCACCTGACCCTGGTGCCTTACATCGCCACGGCCGGTGAGGTCAAAACCAAGCCCACCCAGCACAGCGTCAAGGAACTCCGCAGCATCGGCATCCAGCCCAACATCCTCCTCTGCCGCACCCAGCAGGTATTGAACGACAGCATTAAGGAAAAAATCGCCCTGTTCTGCAACCTGGGCAAGGACGAGGTCTTTACGGCCATTGACGTCAAGAATATCTACGAGGTTCCCCTGAATTATCACCAGGAAGGCCTGGATGAAAAAATCGTGGAGCTTTTGAACATGTGGACTCCGGCTCCCAGGCTGGAGGCGTGGCACGATCTGATCCGCAGAATCGAAAACCCCAAGGACGAAGTGACCATCGCCATCGTGGGCAAATACGTGGACCTGCGGGAATCCTACAAGAGCCTGAATGAAGCCCTCTTCCACGGCGGCGTGTTCAACGAAAGCAAGGTCCACCTGGAGTTCGTGGATTCGGAAACCATTACGGAAAGCAACGTAGCCGCCATTTTAAGTAAGGCGGACGGCGTGCTGGTTCCGGGCGGTTTCGGCTCCCGGGGCGTGGAGGGCAAAATCATGGCCGTCCAATACGCCCGGGAAAACAAGGTCCCTTATTTCGGCATATGCCTGGGCATGCAGATTGCGGTCATCGAATACGCCCGCCACGTGGCCGGCATCAAAAACGCCCACAGCACTGAGTTTGATATAGATACGCCCGACCCGGTCATCTATCTTATGAAGGAATGGTACGACGAAAAAACCGACACCATCCAAAAGCGGGACGTGACCTCGGATAAAGGCGCCACCATGCGCCTGGGAAAATATCCCTGCAAACTCGTGGAGGATACCCTGGCTTGCAAAGCCTATTGCGAGGATATGATTTCGGAGCGCCACAGACACCGTTACGAATTCAATCAGGAATACCTGGACGCCTTAAAGGAAGCCGGTTTGATTATCAGCGGCATGTCGCCGGATCAGACCCTGGTGGAAATCGTGGAAATCGAAGACCACCCCTGGTTCCTGGGATGCCAGTTCCATCCGGAGTTCAAATCCCGGCCCATGAACCCGCACCCCTTGTTCAGGGATTTTATCGGGGCCGCCTTAAAATACAAAAAATCAAAAAACTAATCCAAATGCAAAGGGCCGGACGCTTTTTCGCTCCGGCCCTCTTTTCGCATCGCCAGTAGTAATAAGCCCTGTTCTTTGGGGGCGCTCCCACCCCGCACCGTCCTCTTAACGCATCCTCATATGCGCTTTTTTACGGAAAAATTGTTTGGCATCGAACTATTTTTGAATATGGCGTGTAAAATGACTCTTTTCAGGCATATGACTATCAAATACTGGAGCGTGCGCAGTTTGGCATTTACCGTCTTGGGAATTGCTTCCGGGGTTGTGCTTTCTTGTGTAACCGGGGCTTACTCCCCGCTTCCAACCACCCTTTTAGCCGGCCTTGCCGGTTTTTTGCTGTTTCAGGGGCAGGCGCTTCATCTGTTTTTCGGCGCTCAGCGCGGCTATTTTGAATACATGCTGCTCATGAAAGGCGTTGAATCCAGGACGGGGCGTTTGATCCGGCAAAGCCTGGGCATGCGGTTTTACATCCGCTCTCAAATTGTCGGCCTGAAAGAAGAGCATCTGTCGGCCGTTATAAAGGAAGGCAAAAACCGCCTGGAATGGACCGATCTGATGTGTTTGTTGATAAAGGCTTCGTCAATCGCCCGTAGAAATGGCGAGAAAGGCAAGGAAATCAGCATCTTAAAAACAGCGCTCAGTTTATATCCATACAGCGTTGTGGTGAACAACATGCTGGCGGATTGTTATGAAAGCCAAGGCATGGTCGAAGAGGCCCTGGAGTGCTACCGTTTAGGGAAAATGGATCGTCTGGTTATCACTCCGGCTTTGAAGGAAATTCTAAACCGCAAGATGGACCAGCTTCGACGCCAGACGAAAATCGTCTAAAGGGGCAACACGAATTTTTGCTCTTTCACCCGGACTCCCCATTGGTCGCCGGGGTGCTCCTCCACCAGTTTAAAGCCGAATTTCTCGTAAAGATGGCGGGCCAGGGCCAGGCCTTCGAAGGTCCAGAGATAAATGCTCGGGTATCCCTGACGCTTACAGAAATCGATTGAATCCTGCAGCAGGCGGTTGCCGGCTCCCGTGCCCCGTAAAGCGGACGAGGTGATGAACCATCTCAGGTGAGCGCCTTCTTCTTCGGCCTTGATTGCATCTATGGCCAAGGATCCGTGAACCCTTCCGTGGGTGAGGGCCACCTTAAAATAATCCCGGCCCGGGACGAACCGGTTTAAAAACTCGGACAGATCGCTGGCGACCTTGGCTTCAAAGTATAGGCCGAAGCCCCAGTTTTCGCTGTAATACCGGGCATGCATTTCGGCCACGCGGCCTATGGCGCCAGCCACGTATGTCGCAATCACCACATGTTCCATACAATCACTCCAAAATCAGTTCTTTGAGGGACAGCCGCGGCCTGGGCTGGGGGTCTTCATCCGGGTAGCCGATGGGCAGCATGGCCACGGGAAAGAGATTGTCGTCCCAATGAAAGATTTCCTTGATCATGGGGACGTCAAACAGCCTGACCCAACAGGTTCCCAGGCCGAAGTCCAGGGCTCTCAGCACCATATGCTCCACGGCGATGGCCACGTTCAGGGCCACCAGTATGCCGATCTGCTCCACGGGCAGGGATTCCATGTCTCCGGTTCTCTTAACCAGGATTTTAGCAATCCGGTCCTCAATGGCCGTGATCTTTCCCAGATCCTGCACCCCGGACATGGAGCCGTCCAGATATCCCCGCACATCCGCGCAGCACATGACAATAACGGGGGCATTGGCGACAAACATTTGGTTGAACGCAGCCTTGGCCAAACGCAGCTTGGTTTCGCCGTCCCGGACGATCTTGAATCTCCATGGCTGGGCGTTGCATCCTGAAGGCGCCAGGCGCGCTGCGTCCAGAATCTCCATGAGGTCGTCTTCGGGAAAGGAATCCCGCTTGAACCGCCGGATGCTGCGTCTTTGATGGATGGCTTCCTTGGTGGTAAGCATAGGCGCCTCCTCAAACACTTAAAATAAGTTGTAAATGACAGACTATACTTCCAGGCAACCGATAAAATCGGAAATGTCCTTGATTTGATTTTCCATGAAATAGGCTTCAATGCCTTCGAGAATTTTAACGGGAGACGCGGG
The sequence above is drawn from the Desulfatibacillum aliphaticivorans DSM 15576 genome and encodes:
- a CDS encoding CTP synthase codes for the protein MNKKTKYIFVTGGVLSSLGKGLASASIGALLEARGLSITFQKLDPYINVDPGTMNPFQHGEVFVLDDGTETDLDLGHYERFANVRLGKDSNFTTGKIYYSVIQKERRGEYLGGTVQVIPHITDEIKNSILLAADGVDVAIVEIGGTIGDIESLPFLEAIRQFRSDVGKDNVLYIHLTLVPYIATAGEVKTKPTQHSVKELRSIGIQPNILLCRTQQVLNDSIKEKIALFCNLGKDEVFTAIDVKNIYEVPLNYHQEGLDEKIVELLNMWTPAPRLEAWHDLIRRIENPKDEVTIAIVGKYVDLRESYKSLNEALFHGGVFNESKVHLEFVDSETITESNVAAILSKADGVLVPGGFGSRGVEGKIMAVQYARENKVPYFGICLGMQIAVIEYARHVAGIKNAHSTEFDIDTPDPVIYLMKEWYDEKTDTIQKRDVTSDKGATMRLGKYPCKLVEDTLACKAYCEDMISERHRHRYEFNQEYLDALKEAGLIISGMSPDQTLVEIVEIEDHPWFLGCQFHPEFKSRPMNPHPLFRDFIGAALKYKKSKN
- a CDS encoding tetratricopeptide repeat protein; translation: MTLFRHMTIKYWSVRSLAFTVLGIASGVVLSCVTGAYSPLPTTLLAGLAGFLLFQGQALHLFFGAQRGYFEYMLLMKGVESRTGRLIRQSLGMRFYIRSQIVGLKEEHLSAVIKEGKNRLEWTDLMCLLIKASSIARRNGEKGKEISILKTALSLYPYSVVVNNMLADCYESQGMVEEALECYRLGKMDRLVITPALKEILNRKMDQLRRQTKIV
- a CDS encoding GNAT family N-acetyltransferase, with amino-acid sequence MEHVVIATYVAGAIGRVAEMHARYYSENWGFGLYFEAKVASDLSEFLNRFVPGRDYFKVALTHGRVHGSLAIDAIKAEEEGAHLRWFITSSALRGTGAGNRLLQDSIDFCKRQGYPSIYLWTFEGLALARHLYEKFGFKLVEEHPGDQWGVRVKEQKFVLPL
- a CDS encoding nitroreductase family protein: MLTTKEAIHQRRSIRRFKRDSFPEDDLMEILDAARLAPSGCNAQPWRFKIVRDGETKLRLAKAAFNQMFVANAPVIVMCCADVRGYLDGSMSGVQDLGKITAIEDRIAKILVKRTGDMESLPVEQIGILVALNVAIAVEHMVLRALDFGLGTCWVRLFDVPMIKEIFHWDDNLFPVAMLPIGYPDEDPQPRPRLSLKELILE